Within Amycolatopsis sp. FDAARGOS 1241, the genomic segment GCTCCCGGCCGGCGTGGATAGAGAATCGCGGCCAGACCCGTTGCCTGTGGGTACCGGGCCGCGACCCGGGCAAAACGGTCACTTCCTCACCGGCCGGGCGAAGATTGATCCTGCTTGAATGGAAGCTCCCGCACGAAGGAGAGCCGATGACCGCTCGAGACCTGCTCGACGCGATCCAGGGCGAGCTCGCGCCGCGCGACGACGACAACCGGCTCGTGCCGCTCATCGCCGCCGGCCGCGCGCCGCGGGCCGTGTTCGCCGCGATCGCGGCCGAGGAGCGGTGGATCGTGCGCAGTGACTGGCGCAGTTTCCACGCGCTCGCCGCCCGCGCCGACGAGCCGGGTGCGCGCGAGTTCTTCGGCGGTCTCGCCCCGGGCGAACTGCTCGCGCTGGACAAACTCGACGCCTTGGCCGCCGCGGCGGGCGAAGACCCGGGCACCGAACTGCCGCGCGCCGGTTGCCAGGCGTACCCGGCGTACTTCGCGTGGCTCGCGCTCAACGGCGAAGCGGCCGAAGTCGCCGTCGCGATCTTCGCGAACTTCGCCGCGTGGGGCCGTTACTGCGCCGCGGTCGCCGCCGCGATGCGCGAGCACTACGGCTTCGCCGGAGACGCGTGCGCGTTCTTCGACTTCTTCGCCGCCGACGTCCCGGAGATCGAGGAACGAGCGCTCGCCACGATCCAGGCCGGCCTCGACGCCGGCCGGTTCGACGCGGACCGCGCTCGGACGTACGCTCGCCTGTTCCAGAGCTACGAGCTGTTGTTCTGGAACACCCTGG encodes:
- a CDS encoding transcriptional regulator, which codes for MTARDLLDAIQGELAPRDDDNRLVPLIAAGRAPRAVFAAIAAEERWIVRSDWRSFHALAARADEPGAREFFGGLAPGELLALDKLDALAAAAGEDPGTELPRAGCQAYPAYFAWLALNGEAAEVAVAIFANFAAWGRYCAAVAAAMREHYGFAGDACAFFDFFAADVPEIEERALATIQAGLDAGRFDADRARTYARLFQSYELLFWNTLADEFSA